GCGGCGGGACACCGGCGCGAGCGCGAGAGCGGGCAGTCCTCGCTGTTCGGAGTCGCAGGTGGGTCGAGTGGTGCGGTCGAGCTGGCGGCGCCGACGCTTCCGGACGCCGAGGTGTGGGCGCCGCGCGATCGGAGCGCCCGGGAGAAGGAGGTGCTCGGCTTCTACTTCTCCGAGCACCCGCTCGAACCGCTGCGCGACGACATCTCGAAGATCGGCACCCACACGCTGGCCGAAACGTTCGAGCTGGAAGACGGCGCCGAGGTGCGGGTGGTCGCGCTGGCCGGTGAGACCAAGACCATCCACACCAAGGGCGGACGCATGATGGGGGTCGTGTCTCTCGAAGACCTGACCTCGCGCATGGAGTGCACCGTATTTCCCGACGTGTTCGAGAGCTCGCGGCTGCTGCTGGCCGCCGACCAGATCGTGGTGGTGAGCGGCCGGGTGGAGCGTCGCGACGAGCGGCCGGCCCGGCTGATGCTGGCCGAGGTGCGTGCGCTCGAGGAGGCCCGTTCGGTGTATCGTCGCAGCCTCCATCTGGAGATTCGCGCCGACGACATCTCCGAGGAGCGGCTCGGGACGATCGACGAGATCCTGAGCGCGCATCCCGGTGACGCGGAGGTCTACCTGCACATCGTTCAGCCCGATCACTCACGACTTGCGATGCGATCGAAGCGTTTCCGAGTCGTGGAGACCGAGGAGGTGGCGGTGCGTCTGCGGGAGCGCCACCCGATGATCAAGGTGCGCTGGGGGAGGAGCGGGCGATGACGACGTGGCTCGACTTCGAAAAGCCGGTGCTCGAGCTGGAGCAGCGCATTCAGGAGTTGCGCGAGCACGCGAGCGAGCAGGGCCTCGATGCGGTCACGGAACTGGCGGATCTCGAGCGCAAGGCCGACGCGCTGCGCCGCGAGATCTATGCGGGCCTCACGCCCTATCAGCGCGTTCAGCTCGCTCGCCACCCCAAGCGGCCCTACACACTCGACTACATCGCGCGCTGCTGCACCGGATTCCTCGAGCTGCATGGCGACCGGTTCTATGCCGACGATCCTGCGATCGTGGGTGGAACGGCGTGGCTCGGCAGTCGACCGATCATGGTGATGGGGCAGCAAAAGGGGCGCGACACCAAAGAAAATCTGATGCGCCGGTTCGGCATGCCGAGCCCCGAGGGGTATCGCAAGGCGCTGCGGCTGATGCGCCTCGCGGACCGCTTCCGCATCCCGATCGTGACGCTGGTCGACACCTCGGGCGCCTATCCCGGACTCGGCGCCGAGGAGCGCGGCCAGGCGGAGGCGATCGCGGTCAACCTGCGTGAAATGTCACGCCTCGGCGTCCCGATCGTCACGGTGGTGATCGGTGAGGGCGGATCCGGAGGGGCGCTGGCGATCGCGGTCTCGGACGTGGTCATGATGTTCGACAATTCGTGGTACTCGGTGATTTCACCCGAAGGCTGCGCTTCGATCCTGTGGCGGGACGGCAAGAAGGCGTCACTGGCGGCCGATGCCCTTCGCATCACGGCCACCGATCTCGAACGCCTGGGTGTGATCGACGAGGTGCTTCGGGAACCACTCGGCGGCGCGCACCGCGATCCGGAAGCCGCCGCGAATACATTGAAAGAGGCGCTGGAGCGGAACCTCGATCGACTGGCGGGGGTAGCACCCGCGGAGCTGCGGGAGCGTCGACTTCAGAAGTATCGCCGGCTCGGCGTCTACACGGAGCTGCCGGCTTGACACGGGAGGAACATGATGGCGCTCAGTCCTGACCTGCTCGCGATTCTCGTCTGCCCGGCCTGCAAGGGCGATCTCGAATACGGCGCCGACGCGCAACGGCTGACGTGTGCTCAGTGCCGGCTGCGCTATCGCGTCGAGGACGACATCCCGGTGATGCTGGTCGACGAGGCCGAGAAGTTTTGAACCCCCGCCTCGCCACCTGGCTGTGCGTGGGACTCGCCGCACTGGCGCCGCTCGCGCATGCGTCGTCGTCCGATGTGACATTGCTGCCGACCGGGCCGGGGGTGGTGCGCTTCTCGGTCGAGCTGCCCGCCGTAGCGCCGAAGGCACTCGCTTTTGCTCCTACGATCTCAGACCTCGCAATCCCAGGCTGGGAAACCCAGGCGGTGATCGGCGAGACGCGCCTGCCGGTCCGAGTGTTCTCGGTCGCAGTTCCTCCCGGAGCGGATGTCCGGGTGAGCGGGCGCATCGTGATGTCGCAGACGAGTGCCGGGGTGGTGCTGGCGACGCAGCCGCGGCTGCCGCGTGACCTCAAGGGTGATCCGTGGCTCGACGCTCGAGTTCAGCAGGACATGCGGGGCAATGAGTCCGCCATCGACGCGCGGGCCCGTGGCGCCGGCGAGCCCACACGTGCCGGCCTCGATGCGCCCGTCGCGACGTTGCTGGGTGTCGGCTGGATGCGCGATCAGCGTGTCGCGCGCATCGCCGTGTCACCGGCGCGCTACGACGTCGCGAGCCGGCGGCTCGAGCTCGCGCAGCGCGTCGAGGTCCAGGTGCAACTCACGGGGGGCGACTTCTCGCGCGCCGCTCCAAGTCTCGCGAACCCGGTGGCGGCCGGAGCGTTCGAGTCCGTCTACCAGAATTCGCTCGTCAATCCCGAACAAGGTCGTGAGTGGCGCCGGGAGCGCGGTGGCATCCCGTCGGTGACCGCGGCCCCGGAGACGAGCCTCTATGCGGGCCGTTCTTGGATCAAGATTCCCATCACGCAGCGCGGTTTCCATCGGGTCGACTTCAACCAGATTCGTCTGCTCGGCGTGTT
This region of Candidatus Eisenbacteria bacterium genomic DNA includes:
- a CDS encoding acetyl-CoA carboxylase carboxyltransferase subunit alpha, yielding MTTWLDFEKPVLELEQRIQELREHASEQGLDAVTELADLERKADALRREIYAGLTPYQRVQLARHPKRPYTLDYIARCCTGFLELHGDRFYADDPAIVGGTAWLGSRPIMVMGQQKGRDTKENLMRRFGMPSPEGYRKALRLMRLADRFRIPIVTLVDTSGAYPGLGAEERGQAEAIAVNLREMSRLGVPIVTVVIGEGGSGGALAIAVSDVVMMFDNSWYSVISPEGCASILWRDGKKASLAADALRITATDLERLGVIDEVLREPLGGAHRDPEAAANTLKEALERNLDRLAGVAPAELRERRLQKYRRLGVYTELPA
- a CDS encoding Trm112 family protein yields the protein MALSPDLLAILVCPACKGDLEYGADAQRLTCAQCRLRYRVEDDIPVMLVDEAEKF